Proteins co-encoded in one Sulfurimonas sp. HSL1-2 genomic window:
- the purT gene encoding formate-dependent phosphoribosylglycinamide formyltransferase, protein MLFTAPLKSNSIRIMLLGSGELGKEVAIEAQRLGIEVIAVDRYEGAPAHLVAHRSHVVNMQDTEAVLELIRSEMPDFILPEIEAISIDALFKAEAEGFHVIPNAEAVNKTMNRKNIRKFAAEELGLKTGPYEFVKTREELEAAAGRLGYPCVVKPVMSSSGHGQSVMKSEADLDRSWEMAKEARGDASELIVEAFIAFDYEITMLTARNGVETVFCEPIGHIQRDGDYVFSWQPMQMSNVAKARAELIAKEITDGLGGRGLFGVELFIQGDEVYFSEVSPRPHDTGMVTLITQSQSEFALHLRAVLGLPLGFTFYGGGASAAYKATSESFAPVVDIDDALFDANSFVRVFGKPESHPGRRLAVALVYDEPEAALAKARTIIEKVSDH, encoded by the coding sequence ATGCTGTTTACCGCGCCGTTAAAAAGCAATTCCATTCGTATCATGCTGCTGGGTTCGGGGGAACTCGGCAAAGAGGTCGCCATCGAGGCACAGCGCCTGGGCATCGAGGTCATCGCCGTCGACCGCTACGAAGGCGCCCCGGCCCACCTGGTCGCGCACCGCTCCCATGTCGTCAATATGCAGGATACCGAGGCTGTGCTGGAGCTGATCCGCTCCGAGATGCCCGACTTCATCCTCCCGGAGATCGAGGCGATCAGCATCGATGCACTGTTCAAGGCCGAAGCGGAAGGCTTCCACGTCATCCCGAACGCCGAGGCGGTCAACAAAACGATGAACCGCAAAAACATCCGCAAGTTCGCCGCGGAGGAGCTGGGGCTCAAAACGGGACCGTACGAGTTCGTGAAAACCCGCGAGGAGCTTGAGGCGGCGGCCGGACGGCTCGGCTACCCCTGTGTCGTCAAGCCGGTCATGAGCTCCTCGGGCCACGGCCAGAGCGTCATGAAGAGCGAGGCGGACCTGGACCGTTCCTGGGAGATGGCCAAGGAGGCGCGCGGCGATGCCAGCGAGCTGATCGTCGAGGCTTTCATCGCCTTTGATTACGAGATCACGATGCTCACGGCGCGCAACGGCGTTGAGACGGTCTTCTGCGAACCCATCGGCCATATCCAGCGCGACGGTGACTACGTTTTCAGCTGGCAGCCGATGCAGATGAGCAACGTCGCCAAGGCACGGGCGGAACTGATCGCCAAAGAGATCACCGACGGCCTCGGCGGCCGCGGGCTTTTTGGCGTCGAACTCTTCATCCAGGGGGACGAGGTCTACTTCAGCGAAGTGAGCCCGCGTCCGCACGACACGGGGATGGTCACCCTCATCACCCAGAGCCAGAGCGAGTTCGCCCTGCACCTGCGCGCCGTGCTCGGCCTGCCGCTCGGCTTTACCTTCTACGGCGGCGGCGCGTCGGCGGCGTACAAGGCGACGTCGGAATCCTTCGCCCCGGTCGTCGATATAGACGATGCGCTTTTTGACGCCAACAGCTTCGTGCGCGTCTTCGGCAAGCCCGAATCCCACCCGGGCCGCCGCCTTGCCGTCGCCCTGGTCTATGACGAACCCGAAGCGGCTCTGGCCAAAGCGCGCACGATCATCGAGAAAGTAAGCGACCACTGA
- the rpsU gene encoding 30S ribosomal protein S21, with translation MPGIVLRQDDNFDAAYRRFKKQTDRNLVVTEARARRFHETATEKLKKEKIAARKKMLKRLYMMRRYESRL, from the coding sequence ATGCCAGGTATCGTTCTTCGTCAAGATGACAACTTCGATGCTGCGTACCGTCGCTTCAAAAAGCAGACTGACCGTAACCTCGTCGTTACGGAAGCGCGCGCTCGCCGTTTCCATGAAACAGCGACCGAAAAGCTGAAAAAAGAGAAAATTGCTGCACGCAAGAAAATGCTCAAACGTCTGTATATGATGCGCCGTTACGAGTCACGCCTCTAA
- a CDS encoding FAD-dependent oxidoreductase has protein sequence MVDVLIVGGGGAGMAAALSAKEAGASVAVLGKSYPTRAQTCMAQGGINAALGHAGDDSVEMHIADTLKSAQGLADETAVATLCTEGIDALQWLDAIGVPFSRTDDAQIAQRKLGGAYAARACYAQDYSGLKILHTLYDQCNRAGIPFYNERFLLDIIVEGGRACGVKVLDIRSGAVEVYMAGAVILATGGYSKLYGRHSTNAAGSSGDGHAAALRAGARLSDMEFVQFHPTGLAGSSILISESARGAGGYLLNSKGERFIDECLPRDRVARAIHDQITAGEKVTLDIRHLGEAFIDGELPQERKLAQRYEGVDPVYEPIPIKPVAHYTMGGIEVGADSQTAVAGLFAAGECANHRVHGANRLGGNSLLELIVFGRQAGANAAVAAKNGSAEVVPAAAEAPELEACFNDAPEVDFYARRDTLATLFYEQVGLVRDADRLRSALDAVKAMQAELPKMGVVDRNVAYNTNRTDFLEFVNLLTVAEAVAEGALRREESRGAHYRSDFPEADAALAVHSLSCIKEEGLCFDFQ, from the coding sequence ATGGTTGATGTACTAATTGTCGGCGGCGGCGGTGCGGGCATGGCGGCCGCCCTCTCCGCCAAAGAAGCGGGGGCATCGGTGGCGGTGCTCGGCAAGAGCTACCCGACAAGGGCGCAGACCTGTATGGCGCAGGGCGGCATCAATGCGGCCCTCGGGCACGCTGGCGACGACAGCGTCGAAATGCATATCGCCGATACGCTCAAGTCCGCCCAGGGGCTGGCGGATGAAACGGCGGTGGCAACGCTTTGCACCGAAGGGATCGACGCCCTGCAGTGGCTCGATGCGATCGGGGTGCCGTTCAGCCGGACTGACGATGCGCAGATCGCCCAGCGAAAACTGGGCGGGGCCTATGCGGCGCGTGCCTGTTATGCGCAGGATTACAGCGGACTGAAGATCCTGCATACCCTTTACGACCAGTGCAACCGCGCGGGCATTCCCTTTTACAACGAACGTTTCCTGCTCGATATCATCGTCGAAGGGGGGCGGGCCTGCGGCGTCAAGGTCCTCGATATCCGCAGCGGTGCCGTCGAAGTGTACATGGCCGGGGCGGTGATCCTCGCGACAGGCGGCTACAGCAAGCTCTACGGCCGCCACTCGACCAATGCCGCCGGCAGCAGCGGCGACGGCCATGCGGCGGCGCTGCGGGCCGGGGCACGGCTCAGCGACATGGAGTTCGTGCAGTTCCACCCGACGGGCCTGGCGGGCTCCTCCATCCTCATCTCCGAGAGCGCGCGCGGGGCCGGCGGCTACCTGCTGAACAGCAAAGGCGAGCGCTTTATCGACGAGTGTCTCCCCCGCGACCGGGTAGCGCGCGCGATTCACGATCAGATCACGGCCGGCGAGAAGGTCACCCTCGATATTCGCCACCTCGGCGAAGCCTTTATCGACGGCGAACTCCCCCAGGAGCGTAAACTGGCACAGCGCTACGAAGGGGTCGACCCGGTTTACGAACCCATTCCGATCAAGCCGGTGGCGCATTACACGATGGGGGGCATCGAGGTCGGCGCGGATTCGCAGACCGCCGTTGCAGGACTCTTTGCCGCCGGCGAATGCGCCAACCACCGCGTCCACGGCGCAAACCGCCTCGGCGGAAACTCGCTGCTGGAGCTGATCGTCTTCGGCCGCCAGGCGGGGGCGAATGCGGCAGTGGCGGCGAAGAACGGCAGTGCAGAGGTAGTGCCGGCCGCGGCGGAAGCCCCGGAGCTGGAGGCGTGTTTCAACGACGCCCCCGAAGTCGACTTCTACGCCCGCCGCGACACGCTGGCGACGCTCTTTTACGAGCAGGTCGGGCTGGTGCGTGACGCCGACCGGTTGCGCTCGGCGCTCGACGCGGTCAAAGCGATGCAGGCGGAACTGCCGAAGATGGGCGTCGTAGACCGCAATGTCGCCTACAATACCAACCGGACGGACTTCCTGGAGTTCGTGAACCTTCTCACCGTGGCCGAAGCGGTGGCGGAGGGGGCGCTGCGCCGGGAAGAGAGCCGGGGGGCGCACTACCGCAGCGATTTCCCGGAAGCGGACGCCGCCCTGGCCGTGCATTCGCTCAGCTGTATCAAAGAGGAGGGACTGTGTTTCGATTTCCAATGA
- a CDS encoding D-2-hydroxyacid dehydrogenase — MKIVLLDTLTYGDTDLGGFDAFGEVDVYETTAPEETAERIANADVIVTNKVVITDEMMAATPTLKLICVAATGTNNVDIPAAEARGIAVRNVAGYSTDSVIQHTFSMLFYLLGHSRYYDSYVKNGDWARSEVFTHVGRPFHEIKGKTWGIIGLGEIGRGVAAVAKAFGAQVRYYSTSGKNDNADYEKVTLSRLLEESDIVTIHAPLNASTKGLIGHSELLIMKDGAVLLNLGRGGIVDERALAAIIDAKSLYIGLDVLEKEPMSAGHPLMEIEHKERLYITPHIAWTSVEARDALIAKVIENIRTFVNA, encoded by the coding sequence ATGAAAATCGTCTTGCTCGACACGTTGACCTACGGCGACACGGACCTCGGCGGTTTCGACGCCTTCGGCGAGGTTGACGTTTACGAGACGACGGCGCCGGAAGAGACAGCGGAGCGCATCGCTAACGCCGACGTTATCGTGACAAACAAGGTCGTTATTACCGATGAGATGATGGCGGCAACGCCGACGCTGAAACTGATCTGTGTCGCGGCCACGGGAACAAACAACGTCGATATCCCCGCCGCCGAGGCGCGCGGTATCGCCGTCAGGAACGTTGCGGGCTACTCCACCGACTCCGTCATACAGCACACCTTTTCCATGCTCTTTTATCTCCTGGGCCACAGCCGCTACTACGACAGCTATGTCAAAAACGGCGACTGGGCGCGCAGCGAGGTGTTTACCCATGTCGGGCGCCCCTTCCATGAGATCAAGGGAAAGACCTGGGGCATTATCGGCCTGGGCGAGATCGGCCGGGGCGTCGCCGCCGTTGCGAAGGCCTTCGGGGCGCAGGTGCGCTACTACTCCACCTCGGGGAAAAACGACAACGCCGACTATGAAAAAGTAACCCTGAGCCGCCTGCTCGAGGAGAGCGACATCGTCACGATCCACGCCCCGCTCAACGCTTCGACCAAGGGGCTGATCGGCCACTCCGAGCTGCTCATTATGAAAGACGGGGCCGTCCTGCTGAACCTCGGCCGCGGCGGGATCGTCGACGAGCGGGCCTTGGCGGCCATCATCGACGCCAAATCGCTCTACATCGGCCTCGACGTGCTTGAAAAAGAGCCGATGAGCGCGGGCCACCCGCTGATGGAAATCGAGCATAAAGAGCGCCTCTACATCACCCCGCACATCGCCTGGACCTCCGTCGAGGCGCGCGATGCCCTCATCGCCAAGGTCATCGAAAACATCCGTACTTTCGTCAATGCCTGA
- a CDS encoding AEC family transporter — translation MNSAIVSVLGIYLFIGVGYLAKRSFKEQIDERTITLLSVYFLQIFLTLWGLLKRPIDTTLLQTPLLYIGITLSLVAVTMFVSRLLFADVKERSIATVAALIGNTGNLGIPLGIALFGEESVPYTTIINLANVFFVYTFGVYYYSRGNFSVRDSLLNIVKLPVLWAALIAIGLNLGGYRPSGTIEETLTMGAYASMVMQLVLFGIYLYDTKLTELNRVLIGWVNGLKFLVVPAVTYAILSLTDLPEMVKGVLFMEMLMPLAVANVNLASLYDCRPRALTALVFITSVLFLGIIFAAMRYVPWLTI, via the coding sequence ATGAATTCCGCCATCGTCTCGGTACTGGGCATCTACCTCTTTATCGGCGTGGGCTACCTGGCCAAACGCAGTTTCAAAGAGCAGATCGACGAACGCACCATCACCCTGCTCTCGGTCTACTTCCTGCAGATCTTCCTGACCCTCTGGGGACTGCTCAAACGCCCCATCGACACGACGCTGCTGCAGACGCCGCTGCTCTACATCGGCATCACCCTCTCCCTCGTCGCCGTAACGATGTTCGTTTCGCGCCTGCTCTTTGCCGACGTGAAAGAGCGCTCCATCGCCACCGTCGCCGCGCTGATCGGCAACACGGGCAACCTCGGCATCCCGCTGGGCATCGCGCTCTTCGGCGAGGAGAGCGTCCCCTACACGACCATCATCAACCTCGCCAACGTCTTTTTCGTCTACACCTTCGGCGTCTACTACTACTCGCGCGGCAACTTCAGCGTGCGCGATTCGCTGCTCAACATCGTCAAGCTTCCCGTGCTCTGGGCCGCCCTGATTGCCATTGGGCTGAACCTCGGCGGCTACCGCCCCTCCGGAACGATCGAGGAGACGCTGACGATGGGCGCCTACGCCTCAATGGTGATGCAGCTCGTACTGTTCGGCATCTACCTCTATGACACAAAGCTCACCGAACTCAACCGCGTGCTGATCGGCTGGGTCAACGGGCTCAAGTTCCTCGTCGTCCCCGCCGTCACCTATGCCATCCTCTCGCTGACGGACCTGCCCGAGATGGTCAAGGGTGTCCTCTTCATGGAGATGCTGATGCCCCTTGCCGTCGCCAACGTCAACCTGGCGTCGCTGTACGACTGCCGTCCCAGGGCATTGACGGCCCTCGTCTTCATCACCTCCGTCCTCTTCCTGGGGATCATCTTCGCCGCCATGCGCTACGTGCCGTGGCTGACCATCTGA
- a CDS encoding DedA family protein has protein sequence MPDAYGPLGLFLSAFLAATLLPFSSEAALVAALSSGMESGVALASASAGNILAILVNYLLGFWLYEKTHTKLEASKTGRKALAAGHRYGYAALLLSWLPVIGDPLTLVAGMARLNVVWFLLLAGSLRIARYWLIAQAF, from the coding sequence ATGCCTGATGCCTACGGCCCTCTGGGGCTGTTCCTTTCCGCTTTCCTTGCCGCGACCCTGCTGCCGTTCAGTTCCGAAGCCGCCCTTGTTGCCGCACTTTCAAGCGGGATGGAAAGCGGCGTGGCACTGGCGTCGGCTTCCGCCGGGAATATCCTCGCGATCCTCGTCAACTACCTTCTCGGATTCTGGCTCTATGAAAAGACCCATACGAAACTGGAAGCGAGCAAAACGGGGCGCAAAGCGCTCGCTGCGGGGCACCGCTACGGCTATGCGGCCTTGCTGCTGAGCTGGCTGCCGGTGATCGGTGACCCGTTGACCCTCGTGGCGGGCATGGCCCGGCTCAACGTCGTATGGTTCTTACTGCTTGCCGGGAGCCTGCGGATTGCGCGCTACTGGCTGATCGCGCAGGCGTTCTAG
- a CDS encoding CDP-alcohol phosphatidyltransferase family protein yields MNAPLWTIPNLISLFRLACAPFLVLSGLAESAIPFFSILSLMLVSDALDGFLARLLHQTSVLGAKLDSYGDYATYMAVALGAWLQWPERIEREAPFILLAVAVFILPAVISIVKFKRFASYHTWITKVSAVLMSLGIFALLVFDLSWPFYVAVAVLVIEAAENIAITLTLDSPETDIRSWWHLRRRR; encoded by the coding sequence ATGAACGCACCGTTATGGACCATCCCCAATCTCATCAGCCTTTTCCGGCTGGCCTGCGCCCCTTTTCTTGTCCTCTCAGGGCTCGCGGAGAGTGCGATCCCCTTCTTTTCGATCCTCTCGCTAATGCTCGTTTCCGACGCCCTCGACGGCTTCCTGGCCCGCCTGCTCCACCAGACCAGCGTCCTGGGGGCGAAGCTCGACAGCTACGGGGATTACGCAACCTACATGGCCGTGGCGCTCGGTGCATGGCTGCAGTGGCCCGAGCGTATCGAACGCGAAGCCCCCTTCATCCTGCTGGCCGTCGCCGTTTTTATCCTGCCTGCCGTCATCAGCATCGTGAAATTCAAGCGCTTTGCCAGTTACCACACGTGGATCACGAAGGTCTCAGCGGTCCTGATGAGCCTCGGCATCTTCGCCCTGCTCGTTTTTGACCTCTCCTGGCCCTTCTACGTCGCCGTCGCAGTCCTTGTCATCGAAGCGGCTGAGAACATTGCCATCACGCTGACCCTCGACTCCCCGGAGACGGACATCCGCTCCTGGTGGCACCTGCGCCGTCGCCGCTAG
- a CDS encoding thioredoxin domain-containing protein encodes MLELTDATYSQFVAEMDQPLFIDFYSPTCGPCQQVLAQLPALEKHFEGKAVIAKVDVTRNPKLAAKYEIRSVPFCVSIGAKDKMVKDYELGAATPARYIRMIEKAQGKGLLARLFGK; translated from the coding sequence ATGCTCGAACTGACCGATGCCACCTATTCGCAATTCGTCGCCGAAATGGACCAGCCGCTTTTTATCGACTTCTACTCCCCGACCTGCGGCCCCTGCCAGCAGGTACTGGCCCAGCTGCCCGCCCTGGAGAAGCATTTTGAGGGCAAAGCGGTCATCGCCAAGGTCGACGTAACCCGCAACCCGAAACTGGCCGCCAAATACGAGATCCGCAGCGTTCCGTTCTGCGTCAGCATCGGGGCGAAAGACAAGATGGTGAAGGATTATGAGCTGGGTGCCGCCACGCCGGCGCGCTATATCCGTATGATCGAAAAGGCGCAGGGGAAAGGGCTGCTGGCGCGGCTGTTCGGGAAGTAG